GCTTCCTATAGGAGTACAATGTATACAATTTGTTTAGCAGTCATTACCATGCTGGAAACCCACCATAGCCCTAACACTTAACCCCTGAAACATCATGGGACAACACAGCAAGGTAAGTGACATTAATTTCCATTGTACTTGTTTGCATACTAGCATTTCCCACAAACAGTAGAAGTTATTTACAGAAGAGCTGCACAGTAGGAGAACTCCAGCTGCGCTTGTGTTTACCACCAGctcaaaaagaaatgcatttggtGTGACTTCTACTCCTACCCTAACTGTTACTTTAGCCATTCCGCTTTCATTTGCAGTCCTCATTTCCCACCGTGCCATAATGCATTAAATACATAAAGCCACAGTCATTTAATACTATCTTCTCAGTCCTCATTCAGATTTTCTGGCACACGTGAAGTCTTGATTTAGAAGAGGAGGTCGCATCTTTCCATACTTTGCAAGACAGCCCCTTGGCACAGTCACATCGTTGGAAAATCTCCAGTCCATGGGATCCCTTCTTGCGCTGTTTGGTGCACACCTCCCCCTGATGCAACACGGGCTTGCAAATTTTGGTCCAGAAATGGCGAGCACAGCAGTGTCCCTCAATACAGTCTGATGACCGTAGGCAGGGATCGCCTTCATGTCCTAAAAAGAGCAATGAAACTATTTTACCTCATGGGAAACCATGAAAGTATAGATTCAGTGCAGACAGATGCAAATGAAGCTCAGAAAAAGGAGAGATGATATTTCTATCTGTGGCTATTTGAAGGATGTAAACACAGGGGAAGATATGAATGAGGAGGGTTCCAGGGGGTAATTAATGAGACCTGCCACAAGACTTAGTAAGAAGTTCAGCTACAGGATTGTAAGTAGAATTACAAGTGCTTAATTACATGATTGTTACAAGAGGAGGATGTATGCAATCTTGCACAACTGAAAAATCGATTGTCAGTCCACCTCTgatacagagaagaaagaagatgcCATTTGAATCACAGGAGCTGTTGGTTGATGTTACATCGCTTTTTGAGTCATGCTGTGTATTCTCATGATAGATATTCACTCCCTGTGAAATTACTGCCTATTTCTAGTTTGCATTGCTGTATCTTAACAGCAATAACATAATTCATGATATGAAGAAACAAAGCAGTTAGTGCAAATGTGAACTTACCTTTTATGTGTGACAGCTTGGAGCGTGGCCTCCCTAGGTTTTGCCATCCCAAATCCTTGCTAGCATAATGACCATTCTTCTTGTGGCGTGGCCCTTCTAGAGCGGGGATGTGAGGTGTAATGATGCTTTCAGTTACTGGTATGCAAATACCTGCGAGGAAAAGACAGCCAGTCAAAGATTTGAACAAAAGGACATACAGAGACCAGGATCAGGACCTGGACCATGAAAGTGCTGGGGCTTGGCCTCAGTGACGCTCAGTTCTAATCACACCTCTGTCCCTGATTCCTGGCACCTAACTTCACCACAGCTCTGCTTCACTCACTGTCAGTCTTGCTGTCACTCTGGTTTTATGGTCTGATCACCTGGAGACTGCCTTGTAGACATCTCTCTCCAGTCTCCAGAGGAGAGTATGGGAATGCAAACAGTACAGTTATAATCCCACCCAGGGACAGTCAAGGATTCATTAAGTCTCTTTTGCTTCCTTAAAAATACGGGTTCTGTACAGTCTTTCAGTGAATCAAACCACATTGAATGTAATGCTGTGATTTCAGTCAGCAGCAGCATCATTTTTGGGTTTCCCCACCCTAAAATGGGAACAATTCAGGTAACACACAAGCCTTAAACACAGAAATACTATTAAAGAAAATAGAGTGGAATGAAGtagaaaatgaagttttcttgGTTTAGAAATAGaagcacagacacacagaaaaaaaatactgttgctgGGAACACTCAGAGAAACAGATGCTATCAAAATGCTGATTTTATGGAGGAAAACCAAGAAATGACTGATGTACCATTGTTGCAGCGGTTCCCAGGGCAGCACATGCCGTCTCTGTGGCAACGCTTTTTCTTCCTCCGGCACATCATGCATGCAGACGTTGCTTGAT
The sequence above is drawn from the Strix aluco isolate bStrAlu1 chromosome 4, bStrAlu1.hap1, whole genome shotgun sequence genome and encodes:
- the DKK2 gene encoding dickkopf-related protein 2, with protein sequence MIVLMWNKCSCCLLLLAAVLIVESSQLDSSSSKVNSIKSTLMGEAPTQATNRSAGIHQGLTLASSKKGKILEQMGKPPKHYHRQGEAYPCTNDKECEVGRYCHSPHQATSACMMCRRKKKRCHRDGMCCPGNRCNNGICIPVTESIITPHIPALEGPRHKKNGHYASKDLGWQNLGRPRSKLSHIKGHEGDPCLRSSDCIEGHCCARHFWTKICKPVLHQGEVCTKQRKKGSHGLEIFQRCDCAKGLSCKVWKDATSSSKSRLHVCQKI